One part of the Parabacteroides distasonis ATCC 8503 genome encodes these proteins:
- a CDS encoding copper resistance protein NlpE, with protein MKKYVLVVAVAAALFSCSGNPKADATQTDKNKQETAQVPDMHNAETSLDYWGVYEGTLPAASSPGIKTTLTLNKDKTFTLRSEYIDEKDGIFNDKGTYTLDGNVLTARQEGGDITYYKVEEGQLKMLDQQKQPITGDLAKFYILKQTKKF; from the coding sequence ATGAAAAAATATGTATTAGTAGTAGCGGTAGCCGCAGCCCTATTCAGCTGTAGCGGCAACCCAAAGGCAGACGCCACGCAAACAGACAAGAACAAGCAGGAAACCGCCCAAGTACCGGATATGCACAACGCAGAGACTTCCTTGGATTACTGGGGTGTTTACGAAGGGACATTACCAGCCGCCAGCTCGCCGGGTATTAAAACGACCTTGACATTGAACAAGGATAAAACCTTTACCCTCCGCTCCGAATATATTGACGAGAAAGACGGTATTTTTAATGATAAGGGAACTTACACGCTGGATGGTAACGTCTTGACGGCGAGACAAGAAGGGGGAGACATCACGTATTATAAGGTAGAGGAAGGCCAACTGAAAATGCTGGACCAGCAGAAGCAACCCATCACGGGCGACTTAGCCAAGTTCTATATCCTTAAGCAAACAAAGAAATTCTAG
- a CDS encoding nitroreductase family protein has translation MTLNIDQESCIKCGKCVRVCPSDIFTQERAGETIGLVRVESCIVCGHCVDVCPTGSVSHSEFPPEKTHTIDYSQMPTPEQVMLLIKSRRSNRTLTSRPVPKEMLDKIVEAAHSAPTATNSQSLSFTVVTDPRKLRQVSDYTIGVFDSLAKLLLNPVVKCVVKPFMKDVYKYVPVFNRLKEEHKAGKDPILRKATALLLIHTPKSNRFGSEDANLAYQNASLMAQSLGVSQIYMGFVLTAIRQEGKDTLAKTLGIDGKIQAIMALGIPAFKYPKYTDRKEIVKNYIE, from the coding sequence ATGACACTAAACATAGACCAAGAGAGTTGCATCAAATGCGGGAAATGCGTACGGGTATGCCCTTCGGATATATTCACGCAAGAAAGGGCCGGAGAGACGATCGGGCTGGTACGTGTGGAAAGCTGCATCGTTTGCGGGCATTGCGTGGACGTATGTCCGACGGGCTCCGTGTCGCACAGCGAATTCCCGCCGGAGAAAACGCATACGATCGATTACAGCCAAATGCCTACGCCGGAGCAGGTGATGTTGCTGATCAAGTCACGCCGTTCCAACCGGACATTGACCTCGAGGCCCGTCCCCAAGGAGATGCTGGACAAGATCGTGGAGGCCGCTCATTCTGCGCCGACGGCTACAAACTCCCAAAGTCTCTCGTTCACCGTCGTCACCGATCCGCGAAAGCTACGGCAGGTGAGCGATTATACGATAGGCGTGTTCGACTCCTTGGCGAAGCTATTATTGAATCCCGTCGTGAAATGTGTGGTCAAGCCGTTTATGAAGGATGTCTATAAATACGTACCGGTATTCAATCGGTTGAAAGAGGAACACAAGGCGGGTAAAGATCCGATTCTCCGGAAAGCCACCGCCCTGCTACTGATCCATACACCGAAGTCCAACCGATTCGGAAGTGAGGACGCTAACCTCGCTTATCAAAACGCCTCCTTGATGGCGCAATCGCTTGGGGTAAGCCAGATCTATATGGGCTTTGTGCTCACCGCTATCCGGCAGGAAGGAAAAGATACGCTCGCCAAGACGCTAGGGATCGACGGCAAGATACAAGCGATCATGGCGCTCGGCATACCGGCTTTTAAGTATCCGAAGTATACGGACCGGAAAGAGATCGTCAAGAACTATATCGAATGA
- a CDS encoding OsmC family protein has product MSAQITLNWEKDLTFETLLDGHKVTIDRDMENGGNDEGPRPKALMLVALAGCSAMDVIPLFNKMRVRFEKVSIDVKAESSDTIPMVYTAFHMTYHIQGNKEDAAKIDKAIRLSQEKYCGVGLMMKKIAPITYEILLNGEPLKPYPNDK; this is encoded by the coding sequence ATGTCCGCTCAAATCACTCTAAACTGGGAAAAGGACTTGACATTCGAGACCTTGCTAGACGGGCATAAGGTGACAATAGACAGGGATATGGAGAACGGGGGCAACGACGAGGGCCCCCGTCCCAAAGCCCTAATGCTCGTAGCCTTAGCCGGATGCAGCGCCATGGACGTAATCCCTTTGTTCAACAAGATGAGGGTACGTTTCGAGAAAGTATCCATTGACGTGAAGGCCGAGAGCTCCGACACCATCCCCATGGTATACACCGCATTCCACATGACCTACCATATCCAAGGGAACAAGGAAGACGCAGCCAAGATAGACAAGGCGATCCGCTTGTCGCAAGAAAAATATTGCGGAGTAGGCCTTATGATGAAAAAGATCGCCCCTATCACGTACGAGATCCTGTTAAATGGGGAACCGTTAAAACCATACCCTAACGACAAATAA
- a CDS encoding GGGtGRT protein, whose translation MALFESYDRRIDHINAVLNEYGINGIEDAKAICDAKGIDPYTMCKETQPICFENACWAYVVGAAIAIKKGCTNAAEAAEAIGIGLQAFCIAGSVADDRKVGIGHGNLAARLLREETKCFAFLAGHESFAAAEGAIKIAEMANKVRKEPLRVILNGLGKDAAKIISRINGFTYVQTQFDYMTGEVNVIEEKAYSNGLRAKVKCYGADDVREGVAIMRKEGVDVSITGNSTNPTRFQHPVAGTYKKECMENGHPYFSVASGGGTGRTLHPDNMAAGPASYGMTDTMGRMHGDAQFAGSSSVPAHVEMMGFLGMGNNPMVGATVAVAVAIEEAMKK comes from the coding sequence ATGGCTTTATTTGAAAGTTATGACCGTCGTATTGATCATATCAACGCGGTATTAAACGAATATGGTATCAACGGTATCGAAGACGCAAAGGCTATCTGCGATGCTAAGGGTATCGACCCTTATACAATGTGTAAGGAAACTCAACCGATCTGTTTCGAGAACGCTTGCTGGGCTTACGTAGTAGGTGCCGCTATCGCTATCAAGAAAGGTTGTACGAACGCTGCCGAGGCTGCCGAGGCTATCGGTATCGGTTTGCAGGCATTCTGTATCGCTGGTTCTGTTGCGGATGACCGTAAGGTGGGTATCGGCCACGGTAACTTGGCCGCTCGTTTGCTTCGTGAGGAGACGAAGTGTTTCGCTTTCTTGGCTGGACACGAGTCTTTCGCCGCAGCTGAGGGCGCTATCAAGATCGCCGAGATGGCAAACAAGGTTCGTAAAGAGCCGTTGCGTGTTATCTTGAACGGTTTAGGTAAGGATGCCGCTAAGATCATCTCTCGTATCAACGGTTTCACGTATGTACAGACTCAGTTCGACTACATGACAGGTGAGGTGAACGTTATCGAGGAGAAAGCTTACTCTAACGGTCTTCGTGCGAAAGTTAAGTGCTACGGCGCTGACGACGTTCGTGAGGGTGTAGCTATCATGCGTAAGGAAGGTGTTGACGTATCTATCACGGGTAACTCTACAAACCCGACTCGTTTCCAACACCCGGTAGCCGGTACTTATAAGAAAGAATGTATGGAGAACGGTCACCCGTATTTCTCTGTTGCTTCTGGTGGTGGTACGGGCCGTACTTTGCACCCGGACAACATGGCCGCTGGTCCTGCTTCTTATGGTATGACGGACACAATGGGCCGTATGCACGGTGACGCTCAGTTCGCTGGTTCTTCTTCCGTTCCTGCTCACGTAGAAATGATGGGATTCTTGGGTATGGGTAACAACCCGATGGTAGGTGCTACGGTTGCCGTAGCGGTTGCTATCGAGGAAGCTATGAAGAAGTAA
- a CDS encoding DEAD/DEAH box helicase translates to MTFKEVLQRFRTGSFTEREKGAKFEKLMKRWFQTDPRYADKLQEVWLWEEFPGKKDFGGKDLGIDLVAKTDLGDYWAIQCKCYDEKAVISKAVVDSFISTAHRAFIDDLTLKTTYFSNLIWVSTTLRWGANAEETLKGQDISVTRINMHELEASPVDWDKLLKGDTGKAALREGKQPRKHQLEAMKAAHEYFRVHDRGKLIMACGTGKTYTSLEIIEQETGGKGLILFMVPSIALLGQSLNAWMTDTKYRMKAVCICSDSKASKRNDFDNDETSIIDNPLPATTNINSIKRQLLGYKDTDGLVVVFSTYQSIDVLAEAQRALLEADPSYGIFDYIVCDEAHRTTGFKQKGRDESHFTKIHDNDLIRGKKRLYMTATPRYYNDNAKATAKDKDLVLWSMNNPDYYGEEFFRIGFGRAVREGLLTDYKVLVLTISEDDIPDSILEDVKDKQQKEIKMDDASKLIGCINGLSKRIKGDKGVTKEADPVLMRRAVAFCSTINPSERGSGISSKGFAAVMPTMVRKYKESLSEEVREEVVDIEVQHIDGAMNAATQEEKIAWLKEETGNPNECRILSNVRCLSEGVDVPALDAVLFVAARNSEVDVVQSVGRVMRTFHKGASDEKKYGYIIVPVVVPADVEPEKAMEDNERFSVVWKILNALRAHDDEFNATVNKIHLNKVKPPKVVVAGIPQGSGRMHGKDWMPDPQDQQTGATELSNEEIARQLELRFGSLQDGIYAKMVEKVGDRLYWENWAREIGLIAQKFIERIARVVKEGLHKEAFVEFLNGLQKNLNPSIDEGQAVEMLAQHMITRPVFDALFKDYQFVKNNAVSRSMQRMLELLESEAMEKDTEVLNKFYENVRMNVGDIDNLEGKQTLIKNLYEKFFKGAFPKTVDKLGIVYTPVECVDFIIHSVDDILRKEFDCSLSDENVHILDPFTGTGTFITRLLQSGLIRPEDLERKYKNEIHCNELVLLAYYIADVNIESVFHSLVKRDTYLPFEGICLTDTFQTTENEENVLDQTWFPENAANVDKQKKAPVRVIMGNPPYSVGQKSANDNAQNLSYAHLDKRIAETYAKAAQATNKNSLYDSYIKAFRWASDRIADCKDGGVVAFISNGAWIDGNAQEGFRKCLEDEYSSVYVFNLRGNQRTSGELSRKEGGKIFGSGSRTPISITFLIKNPKKKGKATILYHDIGDYLSREQKLKKISEFGSVDSSKLQWEIVAPNEKGDWINQRGDVFDSLILLGDKDNKANKLTLFNAVYARGIGSSRDSWAYNYSRQKMLESMRRSNEFYNEQRLKYQEYKRYNPNIDVVSFIDNDPLKISWSRAYRQDVEKNREHFYDVKYASIGLYRPFSKQNLYFDKTVLNDVGPIFNMFPTSSHKNLVICVSGVGVTKDFSCIITDMLPDLELIGKSQCFPLYWYEENKNKQQTLSLFDTESSDDYIRRDGITDWILKEVRTRFGNARKITKETIFYYVYGLLHSPKYREAFAADLKKSLPRIPIVEDIDAFLDFSYAGKQLANLHLNYEEIPAYEGVTVIGDRQKEEAPDGRMIAGTTDLYAVKVDYKYYEVEKMRFPKKGQKDTIIYNSSIRIENIPDEAYEYIVNGKSAIEWIMERYQVKTDPSSLIKNDPNDWSREHDNPRYILDLLLSVINVSVQTMEIVKKLPDLKLE, encoded by the coding sequence ATGACATTTAAAGAAGTACTTCAAAGATTCCGTACCGGATCTTTTACCGAAAGAGAAAAGGGAGCGAAGTTTGAGAAACTGATGAAGAGATGGTTCCAAACGGACCCTCGCTATGCGGATAAATTGCAGGAGGTTTGGCTTTGGGAGGAATTTCCGGGAAAAAAGGATTTCGGCGGGAAAGATCTAGGTATAGACTTGGTGGCGAAAACTGATTTGGGTGATTATTGGGCCATCCAGTGTAAATGCTATGACGAGAAGGCCGTCATAAGCAAGGCGGTCGTAGACTCCTTTATATCCACCGCTCATCGTGCGTTTATAGATGATTTAACCTTGAAGACCACGTATTTCAGTAACCTGATCTGGGTTTCTACCACCTTGCGCTGGGGAGCGAATGCGGAAGAGACGTTGAAAGGTCAAGACATTTCGGTGACTCGTATCAATATGCATGAGTTGGAGGCTTCTCCGGTTGATTGGGATAAACTCTTGAAAGGGGATACGGGAAAAGCGGCTTTACGGGAAGGTAAACAGCCTCGCAAGCATCAGTTGGAAGCGATGAAAGCGGCTCATGAATATTTTAGGGTACATGACCGGGGAAAACTAATCATGGCTTGTGGAACGGGAAAAACGTACACCTCCTTGGAGATCATAGAGCAAGAGACCGGGGGCAAGGGACTGATTTTATTCATGGTCCCCAGTATCGCTCTTTTAGGACAATCGCTGAATGCTTGGATGACAGATACGAAATACAGGATGAAGGCTGTTTGTATTTGCTCGGATTCCAAGGCTTCCAAAAGGAACGATTTCGATAATGACGAGACGAGTATCATCGATAACCCATTGCCCGCCACGACAAATATCAACTCGATAAAACGGCAATTATTAGGCTATAAGGATACGGACGGACTGGTTGTCGTATTCTCGACCTATCAAAGTATAGATGTCTTGGCCGAGGCGCAGCGAGCGCTATTGGAGGCTGATCCGTCTTATGGTATATTCGATTATATCGTTTGCGACGAGGCGCATCGGACAACCGGTTTTAAGCAAAAAGGTCGTGATGAGAGTCATTTTACTAAAATACATGACAATGACTTGATCCGGGGGAAAAAGCGTCTTTACATGACGGCTACCCCACGTTATTATAATGACAATGCCAAGGCGACGGCTAAAGACAAGGATTTAGTGTTGTGGAGCATGAATAACCCGGACTATTATGGCGAGGAGTTTTTCCGGATCGGATTCGGACGTGCCGTGCGTGAGGGACTGCTGACGGACTATAAGGTATTGGTGCTGACGATTAGCGAGGATGATATCCCGGATTCTATCCTAGAGGATGTCAAGGATAAGCAACAAAAGGAAATAAAGATGGACGACGCCAGTAAGCTCATCGGTTGTATCAATGGCTTGTCCAAACGTATAAAAGGAGATAAGGGGGTTACGAAGGAGGCGGACCCGGTATTGATGCGGAGGGCCGTGGCGTTTTGCTCGACCATTAATCCGAGTGAGCGGGGGAGCGGTATCTCTTCCAAGGGGTTTGCTGCCGTGATGCCTACGATGGTGAGAAAATATAAGGAATCCTTGTCGGAGGAAGTACGGGAAGAGGTCGTGGATATCGAGGTTCAACATATCGACGGGGCGATGAATGCCGCTACACAGGAGGAGAAGATCGCTTGGCTGAAGGAGGAGACCGGCAATCCGAACGAGTGCCGTATTCTATCGAACGTGCGTTGCTTGTCCGAAGGGGTGGATGTGCCGGCTTTGGACGCTGTTCTTTTTGTCGCCGCCCGTAATAGCGAGGTGGATGTCGTGCAGAGCGTGGGGCGTGTGATGCGTACGTTCCACAAGGGGGCTTCGGATGAGAAGAAATATGGTTATATCATTGTCCCGGTAGTCGTTCCGGCAGATGTGGAGCCGGAGAAGGCGATGGAGGATAACGAGCGTTTTTCCGTGGTCTGGAAAATCTTGAATGCCTTGCGTGCCCACGACGATGAGTTTAACGCTACGGTCAATAAGATACATTTGAATAAGGTGAAGCCTCCCAAGGTGGTTGTCGCCGGGATACCGCAAGGCTCGGGCCGGATGCACGGGAAGGATTGGATGCCCGATCCGCAGGATCAACAGACGGGGGCGACCGAGCTAAGTAATGAGGAGATCGCTCGCCAGTTGGAACTTCGTTTCGGTTCTTTGCAAGATGGGATCTACGCGAAGATGGTCGAGAAGGTCGGAGATCGCCTGTATTGGGAGAACTGGGCGAGGGAGATCGGTTTGATCGCCCAGAAATTTATAGAGCGCATCGCCCGTGTCGTGAAAGAGGGATTGCACAAAGAGGCTTTCGTTGAATTCTTGAATGGCTTGCAAAAGAACTTGAACCCTTCCATTGACGAGGGACAAGCGGTGGAGATGCTGGCGCAGCATATGATTACACGTCCGGTATTCGATGCCTTGTTTAAGGACTATCAGTTTGTCAAGAATAATGCGGTCAGCCGTAGTATGCAACGTATGTTGGAGCTACTGGAGAGCGAGGCCATGGAAAAGGATACGGAGGTATTGAATAAATTCTATGAGAACGTGCGCATGAACGTAGGCGATATTGACAATCTGGAAGGAAAGCAGACGCTTATCAAGAATCTGTATGAGAAGTTCTTCAAGGGCGCTTTCCCGAAGACCGTGGATAAGCTGGGTATCGTTTATACACCGGTGGAATGCGTGGATTTTATTATCCATTCCGTTGACGATATCTTGCGCAAGGAATTTGATTGCAGCCTTTCGGATGAGAATGTGCATATCTTAGATCCTTTCACGGGGACAGGTACTTTCATTACCCGTTTGTTACAAAGCGGTTTGATCCGTCCGGAAGATCTGGAACGTAAATATAAGAATGAGATTCATTGCAATGAGTTGGTCTTGCTCGCTTATTATATCGCTGATGTCAATATCGAGAGCGTCTTTCATAGTCTCGTAAAGCGAGATACTTATTTGCCGTTCGAGGGCATTTGCTTAACGGACACTTTCCAGACAACCGAGAACGAGGAGAATGTCTTGGATCAGACTTGGTTTCCCGAGAATGCGGCGAATGTGGATAAGCAAAAGAAAGCTCCGGTACGGGTTATAATGGGTAATCCTCCGTACTCGGTCGGACAGAAATCGGCGAATGATAATGCGCAGAATTTGAGTTACGCTCATTTGGATAAACGGATTGCCGAGACGTATGCCAAAGCCGCTCAAGCGACTAATAAGAACTCTCTTTATGATAGTTATATTAAGGCGTTTCGTTGGGCGAGTGATCGTATTGCGGATTGCAAGGATGGGGGTGTGGTAGCTTTCATTAGTAATGGGGCTTGGATTGATGGAAATGCTCAAGAAGGATTTAGGAAATGTCTTGAGGATGAATATTCGAGTGTATATGTGTTTAATTTAAGGGGAAACCAACGTACGAGTGGTGAGTTGTCTCGTAAAGAAGGCGGTAAAATATTTGGTTCAGGTTCTCGTACGCCTATATCAATCACCTTCTTAATAAAGAACCCGAAAAAGAAAGGGAAAGCGACGATTCTGTATCATGATATTGGTGATTATTTATCTCGTGAGCAGAAGCTTAAAAAGATAAGTGAGTTTGGTTCCGTTGATTCTAGTAAATTACAATGGGAGATTGTTGCTCCGAATGAGAAAGGGGATTGGATTAATCAGAGAGGGGATGTGTTTGATTCTTTGATACTTTTGGGTGATAAGGATAATAAAGCTAATAAGCTAACTCTATTTAATGCTGTTTATGCAAGAGGCATAGGTTCTTCTCGCGATTCATGGGCTTATAACTATTCGAGACAAAAAATGCTTGAGTCAATGAGACGATCAAATGAGTTCTATAATGAGCAAAGATTAAAATATCAAGAATATAAAAGGTATAATCCGAATATTGATGTTGTGAGTTTTATTGACAATGACCCATTAAAAATAAGTTGGAGTAGAGCTTATAGACAAGATGTAGAAAAAAATAGAGAGCATTTTTATGATGTTAAATATGCCTCTATAGGGTTGTATCGTCCATTTTCAAAGCAAAATTTGTATTTTGATAAGACTGTTCTAAATGATGTAGGACCTATTTTTAATATGTTCCCGACTTCAAGTCATAAGAATTTAGTGATTTGCGTTAGCGGTGTCGGCGTAACAAAAGACTTTAGCTGTATCATAACAGATATGCTTCCAGATTTAGAACTTATAGGAAAGAGTCAATGTTTCCCTCTCTACTGGTACGAAGAAAACAAGAACAAGCAGCAAACCTTGTCCTTATTCGATACCGAATCAAGCGATGATTACATCCGTCGAGACGGAATTACCGACTGGATACTGAAAGAAGTCCGTACCCGTTTCGGAAATGCCCGGAAGATCACGAAAGAAACCATCTTCTACTATGTGTATGGCTTGCTTCATTCCCCAAAATACCGGGAAGCCTTTGCGGCCGATTTGAAGAAATCCTTACCACGTATCCCGATCGTGGAAGATATAGACGCATTCCTCGATTTCTCCTATGCGGGTAAGCAACTGGCTAATCTGCATCTGAATTATGAGGAAATACCTGCGTATGAGGGCGTGACAGTCATTGGCGACAGGCAAAAGGAGGAAGCCCCGGATGGTCGTATGATTGCCGGAACTACGGATCTATATGCGGTCAAGGTGGATTATAAATACTATGAGGTAGAGAAAATGCGATTCCCCAAAAAGGGGCAAAAGGATACGATTATCTACAACAGCTCGATTCGCATAGAGAACATACCCGATGAGGCGTATGAGTACATCGTGAACGGTAAATCCGCTATCGAATGGATCATGGAGCGCTATCAAGTGAAAACCGATCCAAGTAGCTTGATCAAGAACGATCCGAATGACTGGAGCCGTGAGCATGATAACCCCCGTTATATCTTGGACTTGCTACTCTCCGTAATCAACGTGAGCGTACAAACCATGGAGATCGTCAAAAAGTTACCGGATTTAAAGTTGGAATAA
- a CDS encoding DUF4250 domain-containing protein — MSLPNDPMMLFSFINMKLRDNYSSLDDLCEDLQVNKKSLLTKLKDAGFEYSPEHNKFW, encoded by the coding sequence ATGTCATTACCAAACGATCCGATGATGCTATTCAGCTTCATCAATATGAAACTTCGTGACAATTATTCTTCCCTCGACGATTTATGCGAGGATTTGCAAGTGAACAAGAAATCCCTTCTTACAAAGCTTAAAGACGCTGGTTTTGAATACAGCCCGGAGCATAATAAGTTCTGGTGA
- a CDS encoding iron-sulfur cluster assembly scaffold protein — protein sequence MIYSHEVQHMCVVKKGANHQCAPIPEEGKWVRATQITDISGLTHGIGWCAPKQGGCKLTLNVKEGIIQEALVETIGCSGMTHSAAMASEILPGKTLLEALNTDLVCDAINTAMRELFLQIVYGRTQSAFSEGGLPVGAGLEDLGKGLRSQVGTMFGTLAKGPRYLEMAEGYCTRMALDADDEVIGYEFIHLGKFMDMVKKGMDANEALEKAKGSYGRFKEAVKYIDPRNE from the coding sequence ATGATTTATTCACATGAAGTTCAACACATGTGTGTTGTAAAGAAGGGAGCTAACCACCAGTGCGCTCCGATTCCTGAAGAAGGAAAGTGGGTTAGAGCAACTCAGATCACTGATATCTCTGGTTTGACTCACGGTATCGGTTGGTGCGCGCCGAAACAAGGTGGATGTAAGCTGACATTAAACGTTAAAGAAGGAATCATCCAAGAGGCTCTTGTAGAGACAATCGGTTGTTCCGGTATGACTCACTCAGCGGCTATGGCTTCTGAGATCCTTCCGGGTAAAACTCTTTTGGAAGCATTGAACACAGACCTTGTTTGTGACGCTATCAACACCGCTATGCGCGAGTTGTTCTTGCAGATCGTCTACGGTCGTACACAGTCCGCTTTCTCAGAGGGAGGTCTGCCTGTAGGCGCTGGCTTGGAAGACCTTGGTAAAGGTTTGCGTAGCCAAGTGGGTACGATGTTCGGTACATTGGCTAAAGGTCCCCGCTACTTGGAGATGGCCGAGGGATATTGCACGCGCATGGCATTAGACGCTGATGACGAAGTAATCGGTTATGAATTCATCCACTTGGGTAAATTCATGGATATGGTTAAGAAGGGTATGGACGCTAACGAGGCACTGGAAAAGGCGAAAGGCTCTTACGGTCGTTTCAAAGAAGCTGTAAAATATATCGATCCTCGTAATGAATAA
- a CDS encoding TlpA disulfide reductase family protein produces MKKYLTLAASALLLAACSEKPGYEINGTVANTDLNGKYVYLYEYGVQDAAPMDSALVQNGTFTFKGTQSAPALRKLAFAEDVVEPKRAASGENAPFTSVFVLENGKLQAVLDEAASAVSGTPENDGLKALQAQMKTLRADLEKLSADMKSEDKEVVSAAEKKYDEIDQKVTDAVKTYILNNTTKQSAAKLLYDFRYSLDEAAQNEIIAKADSAFKAVPNIDKLMAHLDVLKTVAVGKKFVDFEMADPNGKTHKLSEFVGNGKNIVLIDFWASWCPPCRRDMPNLVAAYKKYKNKGFEIVGISLDSKADAWAKGVKDLNITWTQLSDLQGWKNSGAQLYGVNSIPHTVLVDKDGTIIAKNLHGEEIDAKLQEILK; encoded by the coding sequence ATGAAAAAGTATCTTACTCTTGCCGCATCAGCTCTGCTCCTAGCCGCATGCAGCGAAAAACCGGGTTACGAGATCAACGGTACCGTAGCGAACACCGATCTAAACGGAAAATACGTTTACCTGTATGAATATGGCGTACAAGACGCCGCCCCAATGGATAGCGCATTGGTGCAGAACGGCACGTTCACGTTCAAAGGAACACAGAGCGCCCCTGCCCTACGCAAACTCGCCTTCGCCGAGGATGTCGTGGAACCCAAACGTGCCGCTTCCGGCGAGAACGCTCCTTTTACAAGCGTATTCGTACTGGAGAACGGTAAATTACAGGCTGTTCTTGACGAGGCCGCTTCCGCCGTTTCTGGAACACCGGAGAATGACGGATTGAAAGCCCTGCAAGCACAAATGAAGACTTTGCGTGCGGATTTGGAGAAGCTTTCCGCCGACATGAAATCTGAGGACAAGGAAGTCGTAAGCGCCGCCGAGAAGAAATATGACGAGATCGACCAAAAGGTAACCGATGCCGTCAAGACTTACATATTGAATAATACGACCAAGCAATCCGCCGCCAAGTTATTATACGATTTCCGTTATAGCTTGGACGAGGCTGCCCAGAACGAGATTATCGCCAAGGCGGACTCCGCTTTCAAGGCCGTTCCGAACATCGATAAGCTCATGGCTCACCTAGATGTACTGAAAACCGTAGCCGTAGGCAAGAAGTTCGTGGACTTCGAGATGGCCGACCCGAACGGTAAGACGCACAAGCTATCCGAGTTCGTAGGCAATGGCAAGAACATCGTGTTGATCGATTTTTGGGCAAGCTGGTGTCCTCCTTGCCGCCGGGATATGCCGAATTTGGTAGCCGCTTACAAGAAATACAAGAACAAAGGTTTCGAGATCGTTGGTATCTCCTTGGATAGCAAGGCTGACGCATGGGCGAAAGGCGTAAAGGACCTGAATATCACATGGACCCAACTCTCCGACTTGCAAGGCTGGAAAAACTCCGGTGCTCAACTATACGGGGTAAACAGCATCCCTCACACCGTATTGGTGGATAAGGACGGAACGATCATCGCCAAGAACCTACATGGCGAGGAGATCGACGCTAAACTTCAAGAAATACTAAAATAA